The Vidua chalybeata isolate OUT-0048 chromosome 24, bVidCha1 merged haplotype, whole genome shotgun sequence genome includes a window with the following:
- the PACSIN1 gene encoding protein kinase C and casein kinase substrate in neurons protein 1 encodes MSGSYDESASAAEETTDSFWEVGNYKRTVKRIDDGHRLCNDLMNCVHERAKIEKSYAQQLTDWSKRWRQLIEKGPQYGSLEKAWAAIMTEADKVSELHQEVKNSLLNDDFEKVKNWQKDAYHKQIMGGFKEAKEAEDGFRKAQKPWAKKLKELETAKKAYHLACKEEKLAMTREANSKADQSNTPEQQKKLQDKVEKCKQDVQKTQEKYEKVLDELNKCTPQYIESMEQVFEQCQQFEEKRLNFLKEMLLDIKRHLNLAESSSYANVYRELEQTIRMSDAQEDLRWFRSTSGPGMPMNWPQFEEWNPDLTHTITRKEKQKKGEGVALTNASSAGDTGAQAGERGSVSSHDRGQTYSAEWSDDEGSNSFNTSEANGGANPFDEESAGKGVRVRALYDYDGQEQDELSFKAGDELTKLGEEDEQGWCKGRLDNGQLGLYPANYVEAI; translated from the exons ATGTCGGGTTCCTATGATGAGTCGGCATCGGCCGCCGAGGAAACAACCGACAGCTTCTGGGAG GTGGGGAACTACAAGCGCACGGTGAAGCGGATCGACGATGGACACCGGCTCTGCAATGACCTCATGAACTGCGTGCACGAGCGGGCCAAGATCGAGAAGTCCTACGCCCAGCAGCTCACCGACTGGTCCAAGCGGTGGAGGCAGCTCATCGAGAAAG GTCCCCAGTAtggcagcctggagaaggcGTGGGCCGCGATCATGACGGAGGCGGACAAGGTGAGCGAGCTGCACCAGGAGGTGAAGAACAGCCTCCTGAACGACGACTTCGAGAAGGTCAAGAACTGGCAGAAGGACGCCTACCACAAGCAGATCATGGGGGGCTTCAAGGAGGCCAAGGAGGCTGAGGATGGCTTCCGGAAAGCCCAGAAGCCCTGGGCCAAGAAGCTCAAGGAG CTGGAGACAGCCAAGAAAGCCTATCACCTGGCATGCAAGGAGGAGAAGCTGGCCATGACCCGCGAAGCCAACAGCAAGGCGGATCAGTCCAACactcctgagcagcagaagaagctcCAGGACAAAGTGGAAAAGTGCAAGCAAGACGTGCAGAAG ACTCAGGAGAAGTACGAGAAGGTGCTGGACGAGCTGAACAAGTGCACCCCGCAGTACATCGAGAGCATGGAGCAGGTCTTCGAGCAGTGCCAGCAGTTCGAGGAGAAGAGGCTCAACTTCCTCAAGGAAATGCTCCTGGACATCAAGCGGCACCTGAACCTGGCCGAGAGCAGCAG CTACGCCAACGTGTACCGGGAGCTGGAGCAGACCATCCGCATGTCGGACGCACAGGAGGACCTCCGGTGGTTCCGCAGCACCAGCGGCCCCGGGATGCCCATGAACTGGCCCCAGTTTGAG gagTGGAACCCGGACCTGACGCACACGATAACGcggaaggagaagcagaagaaggGCGAGGGGGTGGCCCTGACCAACGCCAGCAGCGCGGGCGACACGGGGGCTCAGGCGGGCGAGCGCGGGAG CGTGAGCAGCCACGACCGCGGGCAGACCTACAGCGCCGAGTGGTCCGATGACGAGGGCAGCAACTCCTTCAACACCAGCGAGGCCAACGGCGGCGCCAACCCCTTCGACGAGGAGTCGGCGGGGAAGGGCGTGAGGGTGCGGGCTCTGTACGACTACGAcgggcaggagcaggatgagcTCAGCTTCAAAGCAG GTGATGAACTAACCAAACTCGGTGAGGAAGACGAGCAGGGGTGGTGCAAAGGGCGCTTGGACAACGGGCAGCTGGGGCTGTACCCCGCCAACTACGTGGAGGCAATCTAA
- the SPDEF gene encoding SAM pointed domain-containing Ets transcription factor has translation MGSASPGLTTLPPGRLAWPDPALLPPPRDPDPRSWGCPESPSPPSTPEQPLPAFCLHYFDMLYPEDAAWATKGAGEPAHSSAQGGREEARKEPEQCPIIDSQGLGLGPEGDLQDSLHLEEHSLEQVQSMVVGEVLKDIETACKLLNIAADPMDWSPGNVQKWILWTEHQYRLPQIGKSFQELSGKDLCAMSEEQFCQRSPACGDILHAHLDIWKSAAWMKEKAAPGDVRYCGGDTSWADSEVDSSCAGQPIHLWQFLKELLLKPHNYGRFIRWLNKDKGIFKIEDSAQVARLWGIRKNRPAMNYDKLSRSIRQYYKKGIIRKPDISQRLVYQFVHPV, from the exons atgggcagtgccagccccgggCTGACCACTCTGCCCCCCGGCCGCCTCGCCTGGCCGGACCCCGCGCTGCTGCCACCCCCGCGGGACCCCGACCCccggagctggggctgcccggagagccccagcccccccagcacccccgagcagcccctgccagccttCTGCCTGCACTACTTCGACATGCTCTACCCGGAGGACGCAGCCTGGGCCACCAAGGGCGCCGGGGAACCGGCCCACAGCAGCGCCCAGGGCGGGCGGGAGGAGGCGCGGAAGGAGCCGGAGCAATGTCCCATCATCGACAgccagggcctggggctggggccCGAGGGGGACCTGCAGGACAGCCTGCACCTGGAGGAGCACTCGCTGGAGCAGGTGCAGAGCATGGTGGTGGGCGAGGTGCTGAAGGACATCGAGACAGCCTGCAAGCTCCTCAACATCGCCGCAG ACCCCATGGACTGGAGCCCCGGGAACGTGCAGAAGTGGATCCTGTGGACGGAGCACCAGTACCGGCTGCCGCAGATCGGGAAGTCCTTCCAGGAGCTGTCGGGAAAGGACCTGTGTGCCATGTCCGAGGAGCAGTTCTGCCAGCGCTCGCCCGCCTGCGGCGACATCCTGCACGCCCACCTCGACATCTGGAAGTCTG CCGCCTGGATGAAGGAGAAGGCTGCCCCGGGAGATGTGAGATACTGCG GAGGTGACACCAGCTGGGCCGACAGCGAGGTGGACTCGTCCTGCGCCGGCCAACCCATCCACCTCTGGCAGTTCctcaaggagctgctgctgaaaccaCACAACTACGGGCGCTTCATCCGCTGGCTCAACAAGGACAAAG GCATCTTCAAGATCGAGGACTCGGCGCAGGTGGCCCGGCTGTGGGGCATCCGCAAGAACCGCCCGGCCATGAACTACGACAAGCTGAGCCGCTCCATCCGGCAGTACTACAAGAAAGGAATCATCCGGAAGCCCGACATCTCCCAGCGCCTCGTCTACCAGTTCGTCCACCCGGTGTGA